Within Clostridia bacterium, the genomic segment ACCGCACATTCGACATGGCCTTCGCGCGCCAACCACACACCATTTGCTACTCGGTCAAGGCGAACTCAAACCTAACAATCCTGAAGTTACTCGCCTCGCTCGGCTCCGGTTTTGATGTCGTTTCCGGCGGCGAACTCGAGCGCGTGCTTTGCGCAGATAAGCGTGCGGCCTCTCGCGTGGTTTTCTCAGGTGTAGGCAAGACGGCCGAAGAGCTTGACGCCGCGCTTCGCGCAGGCATTCTCATGTTTAACCTTGAGAGTGACGCCGAGCTCGACTTGCTCGCCTCGCGAGCTTCGCGTCTACGCAAAACCGCCCGCATCGCTTTTCGCGTAAATCCAGACGTTTTGGCCGAAACGCATCCTTATATCGCCACGGGCCTCTCTGAACACAAGTTTGGCGTGCCCATCGCTCGCGCGCGCGACCTTTACAACCTCGCCGCCGAGCAGGACTACCTTGAACCGGCCGGTATCAGTGTCCACATCGGCTCGCAGATCACCAACGTTTCGCCCTTCCGCGACGCCCTGGATCGCGTCGTCGCCCTGGTGCGCGAACTGCTTGGCGATGGCCTGAACATCAGCTACATCGACGCTGGCGGCGGACTCGGTATCCCCTACCACAACCATCCCGGCACAAGCTTCCACGATGCCGTTCGCCGCTACGCAGAAGCTGTTGCCGCACCGCTTGCCGATCTCGACCTTCACCTTCTGCTCGAACCGGGCCGCGCCATCGTCGCACCCGCAGGAGCGCTCGTAACCCGTGCGCTCTACACCAAGCAGAATGGAAGCAAGCGCTTTCTGATCGTTGACGCCGCTATGAACGATCTCATTCGCCCCGCTCTTTACGGCTCCTATCACGAGATCGTTCCCGTTGAGCAGCGCCGTGCATCGCGGAGCAAGAGCGCCAGCAACGGCACGAGCGCTTTCGACGTTGTCGGACCCATTTGCGAATCTGGAGACTTCTTCGCACGCGACCGCCAGTTGCCCGAGATCACTCCCGGAGAACT encodes:
- the lysA gene encoding diaminopimelate decarboxylase, giving the protein MKQSSAMTEGRPPAFPYRGNAGSRARSLHCDSVALARLADKFGTPLYVYSASAIRDRYRTFDMAFARQPHTICYSVKANSNLTILKLLASLGSGFDVVSGGELERVLCADKRAASRVVFSGVGKTAEELDAALRAGILMFNLESDAELDLLASRASRLRKTARIAFRVNPDVLAETHPYIATGLSEHKFGVPIARARDLYNLAAEQDYLEPAGISVHIGSQITNVSPFRDALDRVVALVRELLGDGLNISYIDAGGGLGIPYHNHPGTSFHDAVRRYAEAVAAPLADLDLHLLLEPGRAIVAPAGALVTRALYTKQNGSKRFLIVDAAMNDLIRPALYGSYHEIVPVEQRRASRSKSASNGTSAFDVVGPICESGDFFARDRQLPEITPGELVAILDTGAYGMSLASNYNSRPRPAEVMVDGAKVKVIRRRESLDDLLRGEL